Genomic DNA from Nyctibius grandis isolate bNycGra1 chromosome Z, bNycGra1.pri, whole genome shotgun sequence:
AACTTCAAGTTATCCTAAAGCTTCCCAGAAGTTACACTCGGTCATTTATAGTTCATTTCAGACTGCTCACCTAGGACACAGTATAGGGGGTAATAAGGCACATGCTCAGCTTCCTGAGCACCAGCAATTCGGCAACACATTTTGGGTCTCAATATATCAAATACTTGAGCAGGTGACCCAATAAAGCGAGGATTTGAGATTCTGAATTTGCTGGCACCCTGAGACACATCCAAGACActtgcagagctggctgcattACAACTCGCCAGGTTATTCCAGCAACTGGGACATAACCAGGCAAGAAGTGGAAATTATCTGGCTGATGTTTATATTTAGGAGACTCCAAAATCCATATCCTAAGACTGCCACTGTACCATGAATTAGTGCTAAACAATTCTGAAGTAccctgaaatatttcacttcctCCTCCCTGCAATACTATAATGATTTGCTATAGCACAGCACTAGAAAATCCCATCAGGTTATTTGGTCAAAACACTGCCACGATCAGACAACTGGTTAAGCAGTCATCCAAAAATCCCACCAAACTCCTACCTGAGAGCAGGAGGGTGCAGCAGTCAGCTTACAGCACTGAGATTTGGACTGGTTTAAGGtttgttccaaaaaaaaaaaacaaacaccaaaaaaaaaccaaaccagaattTCTTAGTTTTGTTGTTGGTCCTTGAGGTAAAGCAAAttctaagaaaataatacttgcagccaggaaaaaaaaaacagaaagtctTAACAAGAActtacaaacaaacaaaacctcagaGTATTTCCTTAAAAGAAGGTTTTCCTCAGGATGATTCAAACATCATCCCTTTAACAAAATACTAATGCCTCGTCCTTAGCAAGTATTTAGTGCAGCCAATTATCCTAAAAAGAAGGCCTTTGTGAAAATAAAGTgctatttgtttccttttatctATATTTCAATCCTTCAGTATAACCTTCACTTGAACACAGAAACGTGCAACTAGATTCTTCATACTGTTACCGGAGATGTTTCGTTTCTTCCCTCAATTTTACACCATCATGCACATTATATTTCTGTTGAGCACAATGTATTCGATTACACAAGACATTTAAAGTGTGTCATTGAGCATTTCAATCTGTGATCAACACCCGTGCTCTAGTGCTCATCGCATTTTGAGAACATCTTGGTATGTTGGGAGGATTGTTTGCACTTACAGGATTTTTAAATCCCAAATGGATTTTGTATCATAGAGAATCTCAGAAAAAAGTCAATTTTGCCACTAAGACAACAAGTTAACATGGATTTCCAAAAATGTCAGTTTGAGCCTGTTAAAGCTAGGTTTGCAAACAGTTGACTGAACGCAACACTTCTCGACTAAGGCATTTCCCCAGAAATTTCACGATTTTCCCATGACCAACCaacaagattaaaaaacaagaatCACAATTTCATTAAGTCTTGGCCTCTGGTTTCCTAGTTTTCTCAGGtcagggacaaaagcacagaaCCACATTTAAACGGATCCCACCTTCCTCAGGCAGACGCAGGCTCATGATGGACCGGTGGGCTGGGAGCACAGGCTGCCCCAGCAGGATCCGCAGGCAACACCGGCTCACCCGGCCACCGGCTCACTCTCCCAGCGGCTCTTGCCTGGCCTCGGTGACGTGCCGGCACGGGGTGGGCGCTGGTCGCAAGTACCGGGGGTGGCTGTACATCCTGATGATGTGCGGGGCCTGGAACCAGGTGTTGATCAACTGGAAGGCGGCCAGGTCCAGCGTGGGCCCATCGAAGGCGGCCAGCAAGTTCACAGGGGCAGCTTCCTTGAGGAAGCGGGGCAGCGCCACGGCCTCGGGGAGGCTGGCGTTGCCCAGGAAGAAATGCATCAGCACCTGCTTGCGCAGGCAGTCCCTGAGGTACAGCACCAGGTCCTCCAGCCGCTCCACCAGGAACCGCTCATCCCAGGCCTCCAAGggcccctgcagcagcagagagaagagggcCGTCTTCAGCACGTAGGAGGAGAGCACCCGGCCCCACTGGGAGCTGAAGGGCTCCTCCAGGCCCTGCCCGCGGAGGTCCCGCAGGCCCTTGAGGATCTGCAGGCACTTGAGGTGACAGGAGGAGGCTGGGGCCTGCTCCTTCAGCCAGCTCAGCAGCCGCTGCTCCTGCCGCGAGGCGTTGAGGCCCCAGAGGGCCTCGGGGGCCGGGGAGGCCTGCGGGCCCTCGGGCAGCAGGGCCATGAGGTAGAGCGCGTCGCCCAGGGGGATGGCGGGGATGAGGCGCACGGCCATGGAGATGTGGCAGCAGACATAGTCGGAGCAGGGCAGGATGTGCAGCGTGGGCGGGCGCCCGGGGCAAGCCGAGAGGCTGATGCGGCAGCGCTCCTGCAGCCGGTACCGCACGGCGCCCAGGCACCGCTGCAGGTGGCCCTGGAACCAGCGCAGCACCAGCCCCGAGGAGAGGTGGCTGCGGCCCTGCAGCTCCACGCAGAAGCCCTCGGCGAAGGGCCGGTAGCGGCGCGGCCAGCCAGCCTTCGCCCGCAAGCCACAGACGAAGGCGCCGCAGGGCCCCAGCCCGTTGGCGCAGCGCGGCTGGGGCTCCAGGTGGGGCGGCAGCCGCAGGGGCACCAGGATGTCGAAGCAGTCGGGGCTGCGCACCTTGTGCTGCTCGTAGGCGCTGCCGATGCGCACGAAGTCCCCGCGCAGGCTGAGGGCCAGCGGGCCGGGCTGCAGCCCCTGCGCCTTGGCGGCACGCACCAGCTCGGCCACGACGCGCCCGACGTGCGCCTTGCTGTGGCCCAGCACATGGGGCGAGAGCCGCAGCTGCCGCGCGTAGAAGCTTTCCAGGGCGCTGCGCCGCgaccccgccgcccccgccgcccggaCCCCGCCGGGCCTcgggccgccgcccgccgcgccgcagCAACGGGCCAgcaggcagcccagcagcagcagcgccgAGCCCTTGAGAAGCGGGACGGAGCCCGACTCCGCCGCGCCCTCCCCGGCCGCGCCCTCCCCGGCCGCGTCGCCCCGCAGGGCCTGGTAGAAGCAGAGGAGCGCGGTGCAGAGGCCGGTCAGCAGCGGCCAGAAGACCCGCAAGTTGAGGGTGTAGACGGGCACGGCGCGGCGGGGGCTCGGGCCACGGGGGTGGCCGCCACCCAGCCCTGCGGGCGGGGagcgcccgcccccgccgcctcccccctcctccgccccggccgcccccaGCGCGGGCTgcgccgctgccccccgccccaccgcTGCCGGCACGGCGGTCGCCGCGCCCCCCCGCCTCCCTGCCTGCCGCCGCTCCGCTGCGAGGCTTCCTCTTCCGAGGGAAGCGGCGCCGCGTCAGCCGCCGCGTGAGCTCAGAGGAAATGCCAcgggcggcgggcccggccgcGGCGTGAGGGCCGGGGGCGTTGTCTGCCCGGGGCCGcccgcggggcggggagcggcgacGCCCGCTCCTgctcgccgccgccgcgctgtGGGAGCGGGGCCGAGCCGCGGGGCCCAGCCGCGCCCGCGCAGCCCCGGGCCCCCCCGCAGGCCGAGCCCCTCCGCCCCTTGCCCCGGGACTGCCACAGCCGCCTGCTCGCACGGGCCCCGAAAGCGCAGCGTGAGCCGCTCTGCGGGCACCAAACACACGTTTCCGTGCCCCCCTCACCCCAACAGGAggctgcagggtttttttggtgtgaaaCTGGGTGTTTCTGTATCCCCACATTAGGGGACGGCGGTGTCGTTGGGgagtgctgctgccagggcagcggTGCCAGGTCAGCAGCTGCACAGTGCACGTTTCTCCTCATATAAAAGCGTTAAAggtctgtcctgctgcagggggCTCTCTCCCGGCCATAGCTCTAGCAAACGCTCTTAGTGCCAAACGATCAGCAAAGTTATCATCACTGTTAATTCACCAGGGGGGTATGGGTCTGCTGCCATACTCACAGCTGCTTGCAGTCAAATCATtcaaaagactgtttttttttccttgtgccCAAATTTTTCAGACACTGACAgattaaaagggaagaaataac
This window encodes:
- the ITPRIPL2 gene encoding inositol 1,4,5-trisphosphate receptor-interacting protein-like 2; translated protein: MGPLMTLQMQQVAVMQGSLAAERRQAGRRGGAATAVPAAVGRGAAAQPALGAAGAEEGGGGGGGRSPPAGLGGGHPRGPSPRRAVPVYTLNLRVFWPLLTGLCTALLCFYQALRGDAAGEGAAGEGAAESGSVPLLKGSALLLLGCLLARCCGAAGGGPRPGGVRAAGAAGSRRSALESFYARQLRLSPHVLGHSKAHVGRVVAELVRAAKAQGLQPGPLALSLRGDFVRIGSAYEQHKVRSPDCFDILVPLRLPPHLEPQPRCANGLGPCGAFVCGLRAKAGWPRRYRPFAEGFCVELQGRSHLSSGLVLRWFQGHLQRCLGAVRYRLQERCRISLSACPGRPPTLHILPCSDYVCCHISMAVRLIPAIPLGDALYLMALLPEGPQASPAPEALWGLNASRQEQRLLSWLKEQAPASSCHLKCLQILKGLRDLRGQGLEEPFSSQWGRVLSSYVLKTALFSLLLQGPLEAWDERFLVERLEDLVLYLRDCLRKQVLMHFFLGNASLPEAVALPRFLKEAAPVNLLAAFDGPTLDLAAFQLINTWFQAPHIIRMYSHPRYLRPAPTPCRHVTEARQEPLGE